From Tachypleus tridentatus isolate NWPU-2018 chromosome 8, ASM421037v1, whole genome shotgun sequence, a single genomic window includes:
- the mago gene encoding mago, exon junction complex subunit: protein MSKDFYLRYYVGHKGKFGHEFLEFEFRPDGKLRYANNSNYKNDTMIRKEAYVHKCVMEELKRIIEDSEIMQEDDALWPQPDRVGRQELEIVMGDEHVSFTTSKIGSLVDVNQSKDTEGLRCFYYLVQDLKCLVFSLIGLHFKIKPI from the exons ATGTCGAAAGATTTTTATTTGAGATATTATGTCGGTCACAAAGGGAAATTTGGACATGAATTTTTGGAATTTGAGTTTCGCCCAGATG GAAAGTTACGGTATGCCAACAACTCCAATTACAAGAATGACACGATGATCAGGAAAGAG GCTTATGTCCATAAGTGTGTCATGGAAGAACTGAAGCGAATAATTGAAGACTCGGAAATTATGCAAGAAGATGATGCTCTGTGGCCTCAGCCTGACAGAGTTGGACGGCAG GAATTAGAAATTGTCATGGGGGATGAACATGTCTCTTTTACCACTTCAAAGATTGGTTCTCTAGTTGATGTCAACCAGAGCAA agATACTGAAGGCTTACGTTGTTTTTACTACCTTGTTCAGGACCTGAAATGTCTTGTGTTTTCTTTAATTGGacttcacttcaaaattaaacctATCTAA